CATCTCGCGCGACTACCTCAACCTGTACAACACCCACACCTGGTCGTACCACGACGACGAACTGATCGGTCTGGGCAACAGCGCCATCTCGCAGGTCGCCAACCACACCGTCATGAATGACGAGAACCGCGCCACCTATGTCAAGAACCTGATGGAGAACGACGATGTGAAGATCAACATCACCGTCGGTGACGGCATCCCCTACGAGCGGGGAATCATCCTGGCCCTGCCCTACTTCGGCTGGCTCGACAAGAGCCGCATCGCCTGGGAGCACATTCCCGGCGAACTCACCGACAAGCTCGCCCTGCTGGTCGCCGAGGGAATGCTCGAGGAGGACCGGGAGGAGTTCCGGATCACCGAGCTGGGCTGGATCTGGTACGCCAACATGATGTACTACCTCTCGCCGGCCTCGGACCAGAAGGTGCTCGACGAGTTCACCGCTCTCAAGCGCAGGACCAAGGGCCTCACCGACGGCGACGACCGGATGCTTCCGTTGCTGCCGATGGCGTCGGTCCGGTGAGCGAGCCCTCGAAGGCTCTGCCACTGTGGCGGCTCGACGGTCTGCAGGCGCTGCTCGCGACCGGATCGCTGCTCAACGCCATCGCGTTCTTCGCGGCCATGCCCTTCGCGTCGATCTATCTGGCCTCCCGCACCTCGCTGTCCGAGGTGGCGATCGGAGCGGTCGTCGGATCGATCGCGCTCATCGCGTCGGTGGGCGGCGTGGTGGGCGGGACACTCGTGGACCGCTTCGGCACCGTGCCCATGATGGTCCTGGGGCTCTGCGCGTACGTGGCCATCTACGCGGGACTCACCGTCGCGAAGGGTGCGCCCGCGATCGTCTCCCTGCTCCTGGGACTGGGCCTGGCCCGACTCTTCGTCGAGCCCGGCGGCAAGAAGCTGATGTCGCTGGCGGCGGACGAGGACGGACGTATCTTCCGCGTGCGCTACATGGTCCTGTGCTTCGGCGGCATCGTCGGTCCGGCGATCGGTGGCGTCCTCTACAGCATCAGCGCCGTCGCGTTCTTCGCCGTTCCGGCCGTGTTCTACACGGGCTATCTGCTGCTGATCCTGGCCCGCCGCACGCGGCTCGCGGCGCTGGAGGGCAGCGCCGAGGACAGAGGTCCTCGTTACCCGCTCCGGGCCGCGCTGCGTGACCGGCTGCTGCTCGCCGCGTCGGCGGCCGGGCTGGTCATCTTCTTCGTGTTCTCCCAGCTGGAGTCGATGATCCCGCTGTACATGGCGGGCGAGTGGGGCGAGGACGCCGTGCGCTACTTCGCCGGCCTCTTCATCGCCAACGCCGTCCTGGCGCTGCTGCTCCAGGTGCCCATCGTGTGGCTGTCTCGGAAGGTGCGGCCCAACCTCATGGTCGTCATCGGCTGTGTCGGGTTCGCCCTGTCGTTCCTGTGCTTCTACGCCGCCGCCACCGAAGGCCTGTT
This region of Streptomyces chromofuscus genomic DNA includes:
- a CDS encoding MFS transporter; translation: MSEPSKALPLWRLDGLQALLATGSLLNAIAFFAAMPFASIYLASRTSLSEVAIGAVVGSIALIASVGGVVGGTLVDRFGTVPMMVLGLCAYVAIYAGLTVAKGAPAIVSLLLGLGLARLFVEPGGKKLMSLAADEDGRIFRVRYMVLCFGGIVGPAIGGVLYSISAVAFFAVPAVFYTGYLLLILARRTRLAALEGSAEDRGPRYPLRAALRDRLLLAASAAGLVIFFVFSQLESMIPLYMAGEWGEDAVRYFAGLFIANAVLALLLQVPIVWLSRKVRPNLMVVIGCVGFALSFLCFYAAATEGLFMLYLGIVFWTIGEGVLLPLPDIAVHELASDDRKGTYFGIAEIRYLGFFAGPFVGGLLLGGDVAYFVVMALSIFVCAPLLMSRRKTAASNGRTEVTVGADA